In Mustela erminea isolate mMusErm1 chromosome 8, mMusErm1.Pri, whole genome shotgun sequence, a genomic segment contains:
- the CATIP gene encoding ciliogenesis-associated TTC17-interacting protein isoform X1, with protein MSSKLQSTVPKAKDHQPSAEESLPAPKANAEAIHFLSTLEQEELQMLLFSETLAMVSDTGEPQGELTIEVQRRQNKDEFGVMSHCLFVHAFSRGFMDKILCGNSLLGYLSWTLHVMEQHSQEFIKFRVLPMERKMTLVKQDDQLTMTRSVKEGEEVKTEVTFIPGSSTMGFISEAANLVLLRVMAWRQTVPSNARFLALDTEGKLCYSTYQDLGFQKIQVDRQQVEVFIVEQTVHSVKGIPNSCQFYLLSDGHLAKRIQVGSPGYCLVTQMPILREKDEIETRPVFEKKPLVWEEDMELYSRFVDRKEELRLSHSSYLRQHPEAQALISDFLLFLLLRQPEDVVTFAAEYFGPFAKRHPPTPALRSSHRPSPFRSLDPRDLFH; from the exons ATGTCCTCTAAACTTCAATCCACAG TGCCCAAAGCCAAGGACCACCAGCCCTCAGCTGAAGAGAGTCTGCCAGCCCCAAAGGCCAATGCTGAAGCCATCCACTTCCTCAGCACCCTCG agcaggaggagctgcagatGCTGCTGTTCTCTGAGACTCTGGCCATGGTCTCGGACACGGGGGAGCCTCAGGGAGAGCTGACCATTGAGGTGCAGAGACGGCAAAACAAAGATGAATTTGGAGTGATGTCACACTGCCTCTTCGTGCACGCCTTTAGCCGTGGCTTCATGGACAAGATACTCTGCGGAAACTCCCTCCTGG gctACCTCTCATGGACACTGCATGTCATGGAGCAACATAGTCAAGAGTTCATCAAG TTCCGTGTCCTCCCCATGGAGAGGAAGATGACTTTGGTGAAGCAGGATGACCAGCTGACCATGACCAGAAGTGTCAAGGAGGGGGAG GAAGTCAAGACCGAAGTGACTTTTATCCCAGGGAGCTCAACCATGGGCTTCATCTCCGAGGCTGCCAACCTGGTGTTGCTGAGGGTGATGGCCTGGCGGCAGACGGTGCCCAGCAACGCCCGTTTCCTGGCCTTGGACACGGAGGGCAAACTCTGCTACTCCACTTAC CAAGACCTGGGCTTCCAGAAGATCCAGGTGGACCGCCAGCAGGTAGAGGTGTTCATCGTGGAGCAGACGGTCCACTCAGTGAAAGGCATCCCCAATTCCTGCCAGTTCTATCTGCTGTCGGATGG GCACCTGGCCAAGAGAATCCAGGTGGGTTCCCCGGGGTACTGCCTGGTCACCCAGATGCCTATCTTGAGGGAGAAGG ATGAGATTGAGACTCGCCCCGTATTTGAGAAGAAGCCCCTGGTGTGGGAGGAGGATATGGAGCTCTACTCGAGGTTCGTGGACCGGAAG GAGGAGCTCCGTCTCAGCCACAGCAGCTATCTGCGACAGCACCCCGAGGCCCAGGCGCTCATCTCAGACTTCCTGCTCTTCCTGTTGCTGCGCCAGCCCGAAGACGTGGTCACCTTCGCCGCGGAGTACTTCGGCCCCTTCGCGAAGCgccaccccccgacccccgcctTGCGCTCCTCCCACCGGCCCAGCCCTTTCCGCTCGCTGGACCCCCGGGACCTCTTCCACTag
- the CATIP gene encoding ciliogenesis-associated TTC17-interacting protein isoform X2 encodes MSSKLQSTVPKAKDHQPSAEESLPAPKANAEAIHFLSTLGYLSWTLHVMEQHSQEFIKFRVLPMERKMTLVKQDDQLTMTRSVKEGEEVKTEVTFIPGSSTMGFISEAANLVLLRVMAWRQTVPSNARFLALDTEGKLCYSTYQDLGFQKIQVDRQQVEVFIVEQTVHSVKGIPNSCQFYLLSDGHLAKRIQVGSPGYCLVTQMPILREKDEIETRPVFEKKPLVWEEDMELYSRFVDRKEELRLSHSSYLRQHPEAQALISDFLLFLLLRQPEDVVTFAAEYFGPFAKRHPPTPALRSSHRPSPFRSLDPRDLFH; translated from the exons ATGTCCTCTAAACTTCAATCCACAG TGCCCAAAGCCAAGGACCACCAGCCCTCAGCTGAAGAGAGTCTGCCAGCCCCAAAGGCCAATGCTGAAGCCATCCACTTCCTCAGCACCCTCG gctACCTCTCATGGACACTGCATGTCATGGAGCAACATAGTCAAGAGTTCATCAAG TTCCGTGTCCTCCCCATGGAGAGGAAGATGACTTTGGTGAAGCAGGATGACCAGCTGACCATGACCAGAAGTGTCAAGGAGGGGGAG GAAGTCAAGACCGAAGTGACTTTTATCCCAGGGAGCTCAACCATGGGCTTCATCTCCGAGGCTGCCAACCTGGTGTTGCTGAGGGTGATGGCCTGGCGGCAGACGGTGCCCAGCAACGCCCGTTTCCTGGCCTTGGACACGGAGGGCAAACTCTGCTACTCCACTTAC CAAGACCTGGGCTTCCAGAAGATCCAGGTGGACCGCCAGCAGGTAGAGGTGTTCATCGTGGAGCAGACGGTCCACTCAGTGAAAGGCATCCCCAATTCCTGCCAGTTCTATCTGCTGTCGGATGG GCACCTGGCCAAGAGAATCCAGGTGGGTTCCCCGGGGTACTGCCTGGTCACCCAGATGCCTATCTTGAGGGAGAAGG ATGAGATTGAGACTCGCCCCGTATTTGAGAAGAAGCCCCTGGTGTGGGAGGAGGATATGGAGCTCTACTCGAGGTTCGTGGACCGGAAG GAGGAGCTCCGTCTCAGCCACAGCAGCTATCTGCGACAGCACCCCGAGGCCCAGGCGCTCATCTCAGACTTCCTGCTCTTCCTGTTGCTGCGCCAGCCCGAAGACGTGGTCACCTTCGCCGCGGAGTACTTCGGCCCCTTCGCGAAGCgccaccccccgacccccgcctTGCGCTCCTCCCACCGGCCCAGCCCTTTCCGCTCGCTGGACCCCCGGGACCTCTTCCACTag